One bacterium genomic window, TTTGAACACCGCAGCCCGCAAGGCCTTGGCGATCTCAACCGCCCGGGTTGATGGAAGACGCCGCGACGCTGGTCGGAACTCGAAGATCAACCAATCGCCGACAGTGTCAGCACTGAGAGAGCTGGTGACCCCGACACGTCGTTCGTCTCGCACTGACCGGTAACGAACCGCGGTGAACGGCAGCGTGCGGGGCCGGGATCCCTGGTGCTGTCGGTATTCGGATTCCAGGTGTTCAAGCTGGCCTTTTCTGACCCAGCGCAGGACCTTCCCCCGATCGGACGGAACGTGGGTTGGCGTCGGGGATTCGGCCGAAATCCGGCACGAGACCAGCGAAGAAGAATGCCCGAGGCGGGTCACACGATTCAGCAGACCGTCTAGAGCATCGCCCGTGCCGGGGGTGGGTACGTCCTCCCAAACGTAGGTCACTGTCGGTTCGGCCGGTGTGACGGAAGGGTACAGCCGGGCCTGGCGGACACGGTCCTCTGGGAGGAGGTCAATTCCTGTCTTCGCTGTACCGGACACCAGGTTGGTGACATTCAGCGCGTCGCGTAGCCCGGTCTCCAGGGTTCTCACGCGTCGCCTAGCTGCAACGCCGTCAGCCCGGCGTACCTCCGCGAGGTCCCGCTGCAGGTCGTCAACCTTGTGGGCTCGTTTCCGGTAGGAGGAGGCCGAGACCACTGTGGCGTCGTTAACCGGTACGAAATGAGTCACCACGTCTCGTGGCTCAGCGCGGGAGGCCACGATCGACGGTGGGGCCAGAGCCTCAAGCCATTCCAGGGCGTTACGTTCAGCAGGATCTGGATTGTCCGAGTCCGCCCAGGTGGCTACCAGAGCGGAGAACAATCTGGCAGGATGAGGTGGCCACTCGGCCAGGCCACGATCGTGATGAGTAGACGCGGTGAATCGGCCCGTGAGGCAGTTCACTTCGATTGCGAACACGGTCACTCCGTTGGCTGCTTGGCCGCCGACACGGCGCGACTCCTCTTGATCAGACTGATCAGTTTCGGCGCCGGTACCAGCTTGATCTCCGCCGTTTCCCAGCCTATGTCCTGCTCGGCAGCGTGATCGGCGGCCCGATCGAGCAGGCA contains:
- the csb2 gene encoding type I-U CRISPR-associated protein Csb2; the protein is MNCLTGRFTASTHHDRGLAEWPPHPARLFSALVATWADSDNPDPAERNALEWLEALAPPSIVASRAEPRDVVTHFVPVNDATVVSASSYRKRAHKVDDLQRDLAEVRRADGVAARRRVRTLETGLRDALNVTNLVSGTAKTGIDLLPEDRVRQARLYPSVTPAEPTVTYVWEDVPTPGTGDALDGLLNRVTRLGHSSSLVSCRISAESPTPTHVPSDRGKVLRWVRKGQLEHLESEYRQHQGSRPRTLPFTAVRYRSVRDERRVGVTSSLSADTVGDWLIFEFRPASRRLPSTRAVEIAKALRAAVFKYAEDPLPEGLTGHREDGTPSSSPHVGFLPLPHIGHEHADGRLMGAAIAIPESLDGRARRSVLRAIGMWEETCRDNRLEGYQPLVYLKLGRGGRVAMRRQTGTSDLVALRPSVWRRPARRWVSATPVALPTHPGPLARGTATARAKAWIRAEEAVIASCRHIGLPEPVRVVVSFDPFIRGARPAQRFPAFHQGDHRGGVARRQVHVSVTFAEPVGGPLVLGAGRYLGLGLMRPFDTEKRG